In the Deinococcus malanensis genome, one interval contains:
- a CDS encoding DUF2256 domain-containing protein produces MPEKSFGGGRKPSERPTKICAGCGLPFTWRRKWARDWEQVRYCSDRCRHVVRRPA; encoded by the coding sequence ATGCCTGAGAAGAGCTTTGGTGGCGGACGCAAACCGTCTGAACGCCCCACTAAGATCTGCGCCGGGTGTGGGCTGCCTTTTACCTGGCGGCGCAAGTGGGCGCGTGACTGGGAGCAGGTGCGGTACTGTTCCGACCGCTGCCGGCATGTGGTGCGGAGGCCGGCATGA
- a CDS encoding DUF817 domain-containing protein, protein MTQWRSRAVLLGLFVVTQLRCCVFALLVVGLLAASSAWPPDQWGIARYDALLAGCVLAQLGLIRARAESAREAAVVLAFHGLGFALEAFKVSQGSWAYPDEAHSKVFGVPLYAGFMYASVGSYMAQAWRQFGLRLSGLPPMPLQWVLTGSIYLNFFTHHFGPDLRYALAGALALAFRRAQVTFAVAGHSLRMPLLLSFVLIGLAVFVAENGATYLGAWVYPHQQGSWQPVHLGKWLAWTLLVVVAFLTVSALKTWEAQQSAELRPGPTADGRNQRSPLPADQGRGPAPRVH, encoded by the coding sequence ATGACTCAATGGCGAAGTCGGGCAGTCCTTCTGGGCCTGTTTGTGGTCACGCAGCTGCGCTGTTGTGTCTTCGCCCTGCTGGTCGTTGGTCTGCTGGCGGCCTCTTCAGCATGGCCTCCGGATCAGTGGGGAATCGCGCGCTACGACGCGCTGCTGGCGGGCTGTGTGCTGGCCCAGCTGGGGCTGATCCGGGCCCGCGCCGAGTCCGCGCGTGAGGCCGCGGTGGTGCTGGCTTTCCATGGACTGGGCTTTGCACTGGAGGCCTTCAAGGTGTCGCAGGGCAGCTGGGCGTACCCTGACGAGGCCCACAGCAAGGTCTTCGGTGTGCCGCTCTATGCAGGATTCATGTATGCCAGTGTGGGCAGTTACATGGCCCAGGCATGGCGGCAATTCGGCCTCCGCCTGTCAGGACTTCCGCCGATGCCGCTGCAATGGGTGCTGACGGGCAGCATCTACCTCAACTTCTTTACACACCACTTCGGGCCGGACCTGCGCTACGCCCTGGCTGGAGCGCTGGCGCTGGCGTTCCGGCGTGCTCAGGTGACCTTCGCCGTGGCTGGGCACAGCCTGCGGATGCCGCTGCTGCTGTCCTTTGTCCTGATTGGGCTGGCGGTGTTCGTGGCCGAAAACGGCGCGACCTACCTCGGTGCCTGGGTCTATCCACACCAGCAGGGCAGCTGGCAGCCGGTCCACCTGGGTAAATGGCTTGCCTGGACCCTGCTGGTGGTCGTGGCCTTCCTGACCGTCTCGGCGCTGAAGACCTGGGAGGCACAGCAGTCAGCCGAACTGCGCCCAGGTCCTACAGCAGACGGCCGGAATCAGAGGAGCCCGCTTCCAGCGGATCAGGGGCGCGGACCGGCACCCCGCGTGCATTGA
- a CDS encoding zinc dependent phospholipase C family protein, which yields MATWIAHFRIAERLLQDWPHLDTPAFVIGNVAPDSGRPNHDWTQFDPPKSVTHLLCPGEDEGHIPDLTFWREYVQGQQDMDPSRSAFVLGYFTHLVSDNLWMHFIGRSTQETFGTEFAAHRAATWERVKDDWYGLDHKYLRDHPHNVFSSQVVPAPNPPSPLPFLGSEALAHRLDDLREFYAQPGGFVLDRSYPYLSEDSMNRVVEDCARAIVVLTNRLEAGEIPADQRISLHVMDLPVAYTLP from the coding sequence ATGGCCACCTGGATCGCCCATTTTCGTATCGCCGAGCGGCTGCTTCAGGACTGGCCACACCTGGACACACCCGCTTTCGTGATCGGCAATGTCGCGCCGGACTCTGGACGGCCAAACCACGACTGGACCCAGTTTGATCCCCCCAAGTCCGTCACCCATCTGCTGTGCCCCGGTGAGGATGAGGGCCACATACCGGACCTGACCTTCTGGCGGGAATACGTGCAGGGACAGCAGGATATGGACCCGTCACGGTCCGCATTTGTGCTGGGCTACTTCACACATCTGGTCAGTGACAACCTCTGGATGCATTTCATCGGGCGCTCGACCCAGGAGACCTTCGGGACTGAATTCGCCGCCCACCGGGCCGCAACCTGGGAGCGGGTCAAGGACGACTGGTACGGCCTGGACCACAAGTACCTGCGTGACCATCCACATAACGTGTTTTCCAGTCAGGTCGTGCCCGCGCCCAATCCACCCTCTCCCCTGCCGTTTCTGGGGAGCGAGGCACTTGCACATCGCCTGGATGACCTGCGTGAGTTCTATGCGCAGCCTGGCGGCTTCGTTCTGGACCGTTCCTATCCTTACCTGAGCGAGGACAGCATGAACCGGGTCGTCGAGGATTGTGCCCGGGCCATCGTAGTCCTGACCAACCGCCTGGAGGCAGGAGAGATCCCCGCCGATCAGCGCATTTCCCTGCATGTCATGGACCTGCCAGTTGCCTACACTCTGCCCTGA
- the hisF gene encoding imidazole glycerol phosphate synthase subunit HisF translates to MLTKRIIPCLDVQNGRVVKNVRFFENHRDAGDPLALAQAYEAQQADELVFYDITATHEGRALMLDVAAQVAEQVMMPLTVGGGINAVSDFRQLLMAGADKISVNSGAVKRPELIREASDHFGAQCVMLSIDAKRRPGTQSWTVHVGGGRIDTGVDLLEWAVRGQTLGAGEICLNIMDTDGTREGFDLEATRMVAQAVDLPVIASGGAGQMQDFCDVLRGGEAGGHADAALAASVFHFGELTVPQVKAFLQTQGVPVRPDWPADPLRKGA, encoded by the coding sequence GTGTTGACCAAGCGCATCATTCCCTGCCTGGACGTCCAGAACGGACGTGTGGTGAAAAACGTGCGGTTCTTTGAGAACCACCGTGACGCCGGTGATCCGCTAGCGCTGGCGCAGGCCTATGAGGCCCAGCAGGCCGACGAACTGGTTTTTTACGACATCACGGCCACGCATGAGGGCCGCGCCCTGATGCTGGATGTCGCTGCGCAGGTGGCCGAGCAGGTGATGATGCCCCTGACCGTGGGTGGCGGGATCAATGCCGTGTCGGACTTCCGGCAGCTGCTGATGGCCGGCGCCGACAAGATCAGCGTGAACAGCGGCGCCGTCAAACGTCCCGAGCTGATCCGTGAGGCCAGCGACCACTTCGGCGCCCAGTGCGTGATGCTCAGCATTGACGCCAAACGCCGTCCCGGCACGCAAAGCTGGACGGTGCATGTGGGCGGGGGTCGGATCGATACCGGCGTCGACCTGCTCGAGTGGGCTGTCCGGGGCCAGACCCTGGGAGCCGGAGAAATCTGTCTGAACATCATGGACACTGACGGTACGCGGGAGGGCTTCGATCTGGAGGCCACCCGGATGGTGGCGCAGGCCGTGGACCTGCCGGTCATCGCCTCGGGAGGCGCCGGCCAGATGCAGGATTTCTGCGACGTGCTGCGTGGTGGCGAGGCCGGCGGCCATGCGGACGCGGCCCTGGCGGCCAGCGTGTTTCACTTTGGCGAACTGACCGTCCCGCAGGTCAAGGCCTTTCTTCAGACCCAGGGTGTCCCCGTCCGCCCGGATTGGCCGGCCGACCCGCTCAGGAAGGGGGCGTGA
- a CDS encoding phosphodiesterase: MLIAQLSDLHITAAPDDETARALRRAVSHLLTLPVLPDLVLITGDCTEHGEVGEYATFLALIEPLPMPVYAVPGNHDRRAPMLSALGQPGTQGLDGFMQYVVEAGPLRLIGLDTHLPGHDAGELCETRLGWLNERLSEVPERPCVIFMHHPPTPSGLKVMDGIGLRDPQVFEALVSRHLQVERVLAGHLHMAITRRCGGTLLMTAPGTRHTWLPDLGHPERLSVQLQSPACLLHSWTPGAGLVSFTSVIGDGLYQTLDLHDGTAWRS, from the coding sequence TTGCTTATTGCTCAGCTCAGCGACCTGCATATCACGGCCGCCCCGGACGACGAAACCGCCCGGGCGCTGCGGCGCGCGGTCAGCCACCTGCTGACGCTGCCGGTACTCCCCGATCTGGTGCTGATCACCGGGGACTGCACCGAGCATGGGGAGGTAGGCGAGTACGCCACCTTCCTGGCCCTGATTGAGCCCCTGCCGATGCCGGTCTACGCCGTGCCCGGTAACCATGACCGGCGCGCCCCTATGCTCTCAGCACTGGGTCAGCCCGGAACGCAGGGCCTGGACGGGTTCATGCAGTACGTGGTCGAAGCCGGGCCGCTGCGGCTGATCGGGCTGGATACCCATCTGCCCGGCCACGATGCCGGAGAACTGTGTGAAACGCGCCTGGGCTGGCTCAATGAGCGGCTCAGTGAAGTGCCGGAGCGCCCCTGCGTGATTTTCATGCATCATCCGCCGACCCCCAGCGGTCTGAAGGTGATGGACGGCATCGGTCTGCGCGACCCACAGGTTTTTGAGGCCCTGGTGTCACGACACCTGCAAGTCGAGCGCGTGCTGGCCGGTCACCTGCACATGGCCATTACCCGGCGCTGCGGCGGTACGCTGCTGATGACGGCGCCCGGCACCCGGCACACCTGGCTGCCGGACCTGGGACACCCGGAGAGGCTGTCGGTGCAGTTGCAGTCCCCCGCCTGCCTGCTTCATTCCTGGACGCCTGGCGCCGGTCTGGTCAGCTTCACCAGCGTGATCGGAGACGGGCTGTACCAGACCCTGGACCTTCACGACGGGACAGCATGGCGCTCCTGA
- a CDS encoding gluconokinase has protein sequence MRLVVMGVAGSGKTTLGRALADRLGWQFLDADDFHDPAAVEQMARGVGLTDEQRRPWLERVHGALQAQPHAVLACSALTRGARDILRGAQVRFLFLDVPAPVLSVRLQQRQNHPVGPTLLSSQLTTLELPGAQESDVLTLRVSADETPHELLRRTLQALEPHHAGERHDA, from the coding sequence ATGAGACTGGTGGTGATGGGCGTGGCGGGCAGTGGCAAGACCACGCTGGGCCGCGCGCTGGCTGACAGACTGGGCTGGCAGTTTCTGGACGCGGATGACTTCCACGACCCGGCTGCCGTGGAGCAGATGGCCCGGGGGGTCGGGTTGACGGACGAGCAACGGCGGCCCTGGCTTGAGCGGGTACACGGCGCCCTGCAGGCCCAGCCGCACGCGGTGCTGGCTTGCTCAGCTCTGACCCGTGGTGCACGCGACATCCTGCGCGGAGCACAGGTGCGGTTTTTATTTCTGGACGTACCGGCCCCTGTCCTCAGTGTGCGCCTGCAGCAGCGTCAGAACCATCCGGTCGGTCCCACGTTGCTGTCGTCACAACTCACCACCCTGGAGCTGCCCGGGGCACAGGAGTCTGATGTCCTGACACTCCGCGTAAGCGCCGACGAAACACCACATGAGCTGCTGCGCCGCACTCTTCAGGCCCTGGAGCCGCACCATGCCGGAGAAAGGCACGATGCCTGA
- the hisIE gene encoding bifunctional phosphoribosyl-AMP cyclohydrolase/phosphoribosyl-ATP diphosphatase HisIE: MTAPDLSGLKFGADNLLPVVTQDARTGAVLMQAYADRAAIERTLATREATYYSRSRQEQWVKGQSSGHTQHVVSVHLDCDGDSVLYRVEQTGPACHTGAYSCFYTPLLENPESSSGLDGTLERVYATITERLATLPENSYVARLHAGGLDRVLKKISEESGEVLLAAKNADRAELATEVADLLFHTLFAMAEVGVSPGDVAAVLQQREGRTGLKGPKEAG; encoded by the coding sequence ATGACGGCTCCTGATCTGAGTGGCCTGAAGTTCGGTGCGGACAACCTGCTTCCGGTGGTGACGCAGGACGCCCGGACCGGCGCGGTGCTGATGCAGGCCTATGCCGACCGCGCCGCCATCGAGCGCACCCTGGCCACGCGTGAGGCGACCTATTACAGCCGCTCGCGCCAGGAACAGTGGGTCAAGGGGCAGAGCAGCGGCCACACCCAGCACGTGGTCAGCGTTCACCTGGACTGCGACGGCGACAGCGTGCTGTACCGCGTGGAACAGACCGGTCCGGCGTGCCATACCGGGGCCTACAGCTGCTTTTACACCCCGCTGCTGGAGAACCCAGAAAGCAGCAGCGGGCTGGACGGCACCCTGGAGCGCGTCTATGCCACCATCACCGAGCGGCTGGCAACCCTGCCGGAAAACAGCTATGTGGCCCGGCTGCATGCCGGTGGCCTGGACCGGGTGCTGAAAAAAATCAGTGAGGAAAGCGGGGAGGTGCTGCTGGCCGCCAAGAACGCTGACCGCGCTGAGTTGGCGACTGAGGTGGCCGACCTGCTGTTTCATACCCTGTTCGCCATGGCGGAGGTCGGGGTCTCTCCTGGTGATGTGGCTGCCGTGCTCCAGCAGCGCGAGGGCCGGACCGGATTGAAGGGCCCCAAAGAAGCCGGCTGA
- a CDS encoding 5-formyltetrahydrofolate cyclo-ligase: MALLSSPAVQDSKAKWRVWAREARAAVPDASAPLCTSLATFLHEQGVRRVLAYRALPGEPDVSTLANQFELLTSRARFRPEPHLTLHPWASATEFSRFGALQPPADAPREALSTVDAALLPGLAFDERGVRLGYGGGFYDRLLPGFGGLVVGVVWSALLVPELPSDPHDVLAGFLATETGVRPSRP, translated from the coding sequence ATGGCGCTCCTGAGCTCACCGGCTGTGCAGGACTCCAAGGCTAAGTGGCGGGTATGGGCCCGCGAAGCGCGTGCCGCCGTGCCGGACGCCTCCGCCCCGCTGTGCACTTCTCTGGCCACTTTCCTGCACGAACAGGGGGTGCGGCGCGTGCTGGCCTACCGTGCCCTGCCGGGCGAACCCGACGTGTCCACACTGGCCAACCAGTTCGAGTTGCTCACCAGCCGGGCGCGCTTCCGGCCGGAACCCCATCTGACACTGCATCCCTGGGCCAGCGCCACCGAGTTCAGCCGTTTCGGGGCGCTGCAGCCGCCGGCCGATGCCCCGCGCGAGGCGCTCAGCACGGTGGACGCCGCGCTGCTTCCAGGGCTGGCCTTCGATGAGCGGGGCGTCCGGTTGGGGTATGGGGGCGGCTTTTACGACCGCCTGCTGCCCGGCTTCGGAGGTCTGGTGGTGGGGGTGGTGTGGTCGGCCCTTCTGGTGCCGGAGCTGCCGTCTGACCCGCATGACGTCCTGGCGGGCTTTCTGGCCACCGAAACCGGTGTCCGGCCCTCAAGACCGTAG
- the uvsE gene encoding UV DNA damage repair endonuclease UvsE: MTGAPAYGLVCLTVGPEVRFRTVTLSRYRTLGPDEREAKLLDLYADNISRLHAAAAYCAARGIRLYRMSSSLFPMLDLAGDDTGEAVLSSLAGPLREAGKAFRAAGIRVLMHPEQFIVLNSERPEVRASSLAALTTHARVMDGLGLERSAWNLLLLHGGKGGRAAELQALIPDLPESVRPRLGLENDERAYGAQDLLPVCEATGTPFVFDAHHHVVRERLPNQEHPSVREWVLAARRTWTPPEWQVVHLSNGIDGPQDRRHSYLITELPSAYADVPWIEVEAKGKEEAVSALMQAHLPASG, translated from the coding sequence ATGACCGGGGCGCCGGCCTACGGCCTGGTCTGTCTCACGGTGGGTCCCGAGGTGCGCTTCCGGACCGTGACCCTCAGCCGCTACCGGACGCTGGGACCAGATGAGCGTGAAGCGAAACTGCTGGACCTGTACGCCGACAATATTTCCCGGCTGCATGCGGCGGCCGCTTACTGCGCTGCACGCGGCATCCGCCTTTACCGAATGAGTTCCAGCCTGTTTCCCATGCTCGACCTTGCCGGGGACGACACAGGTGAGGCGGTGCTTTCCTCGCTGGCCGGGCCGCTGCGTGAGGCAGGAAAGGCTTTTCGTGCGGCCGGAATACGCGTGTTGATGCACCCGGAGCAGTTCATCGTGCTGAACAGTGAGCGTCCCGAGGTTCGCGCCTCCAGCCTGGCGGCGCTGACCACCCACGCCCGGGTGATGGATGGCCTGGGCCTGGAGCGCAGCGCGTGGAATCTGTTGCTGCTTCACGGTGGCAAAGGCGGGCGCGCCGCCGAGTTGCAGGCCCTGATCCCCGACCTGCCGGAATCGGTCCGCCCGCGCCTGGGTCTGGAAAACGATGAACGGGCTTACGGGGCCCAGGATCTGTTGCCCGTTTGTGAGGCCACCGGCACCCCGTTTGTCTTTGACGCCCATCACCATGTCGTCCGCGAGCGGTTGCCGAACCAGGAGCACCCAAGTGTCCGCGAATGGGTGCTGGCCGCCCGGCGTACCTGGACGCCGCCGGAGTGGCAGGTGGTGCACCTGAGCAACGGTATCGATGGTCCCCAGGACCGCCGGCACAGCTACCTGATCACCGAGTTGCCCAGTGCGTACGCCGACGTGCCCTGGATCGAGGTGGAAGCCAAAGGCAAAGAGGAGGCAGTGAGCGCATTGATGCAGGCGCATCTGCCCGCCAGCGGCTGA
- a CDS encoding DUF4394 domain-containing protein has protein sequence MKRLALLSATSTLALTACFTVRSPDAPMGMTAYGLDAQGQLVIFGTDNPTNSTRRLALTGLASGEVLVDLDVFNRDGMLYALSDRGTLYSVNTTTGALTRNVGTAAMGTPTVMDFNPAAERLRVFSNGDLNFRLTPATGSSTDGTVTADGTLMYAQTDPANAGRNPNLVAAAYTNSFRMFKPTTEYTPATTLFSIDADTDMLVSHTNSPAPAPTGNFSTLNVVGALGVDVSAGRTGFDIAGENSALLSVSNGTSTTLYTVNLATGRATTKSTLDGVSLKAFALALPARS, from the coding sequence ATGAAACGACTTGCCCTGCTGTCTGCCACCTCTACCCTGGCTCTTACCGCCTGCTTTACTGTCCGGTCCCCCGATGCGCCGATGGGCATGACTGCCTACGGTCTGGACGCCCAGGGTCAGCTGGTCATCTTCGGCACCGACAACCCCACCAACAGCACCCGCCGCCTGGCGCTGACTGGCCTGGCCAGCGGTGAGGTTCTGGTGGACCTGGATGTCTTCAACCGCGACGGCATGCTGTACGCCCTGTCCGACAGGGGCACGCTGTACAGCGTCAACACCACGACGGGAGCGCTGACCCGCAATGTGGGCACCGCGGCCATGGGCACCCCCACCGTCATGGACTTCAATCCGGCCGCCGAGCGCCTGCGGGTCTTCAGCAACGGGGATCTGAACTTCCGTCTGACGCCCGCCACCGGCAGTTCGACCGATGGCACCGTCACCGCCGACGGCACCCTCATGTACGCCCAGACGGACCCAGCCAACGCCGGACGCAATCCGAATCTGGTCGCTGCGGCCTATACCAACTCCTTCCGCATGTTCAAACCGACCACCGAGTACACTCCGGCCACGACGCTGTTTTCCATAGATGCGGACACGGACATGCTGGTGAGCCACACCAACTCCCCTGCTCCCGCGCCTACCGGCAACTTCAGCACCCTGAACGTGGTCGGCGCCCTTGGGGTGGATGTGAGCGCAGGCCGGACCGGCTTCGACATCGCGGGCGAAAACAGCGCATTGCTGTCGGTCAGCAACGGCACCAGCACGACGCTGTACACCGTAAATCTGGCCACCGGACGTGCGACGACCAAGTCCACCCTCGATGGAGTCAGCCTGAAAGCCTTTGCTCTGGCACTGCCTGCGCGTTCCTGA
- a CDS encoding DUF72 domain-containing protein: protein MRVYIGCGGYSNEEWTAPGLIYEGVRKDDYLSTYAASFDAVELNSSFYAIPGLKAFEGMARKSGGRTRFAVKLNKVFTHDRAPTDVDFDRMLQSPEPLREAGIMGPYLAQFPYSFHRTADNRKYLHMLSERFAGRELAVELRHASWDKPEVREGMAEFGLIWVSPDYPPVGGMPEPQVHVTGDVGYLRLHGRNSGSWWEGQSAAERHDYLYSRTEMDEWAEKIAFVNDELAELYVFFMNTTRGHALKNIPMLREALNARGVPVRAPDPLEAGSSDSGRLL from the coding sequence ATGCGCGTGTATATCGGTTGCGGTGGGTACAGCAACGAGGAGTGGACAGCCCCGGGCCTGATCTATGAGGGCGTGCGCAAGGACGACTACCTCAGCACCTATGCCGCCTCCTTCGACGCGGTGGAACTCAACAGCAGCTTCTACGCCATTCCCGGCCTGAAGGCATTTGAGGGTATGGCCCGCAAGTCGGGGGGCCGCACCCGCTTCGCGGTGAAACTCAACAAGGTCTTCACTCACGACCGCGCGCCCACCGACGTGGATTTCGACCGCATGCTGCAAAGTCCCGAGCCCCTGCGTGAGGCAGGCATCATGGGTCCGTATCTGGCGCAGTTTCCATACTCGTTTCACCGCACAGCCGACAACCGCAAGTACCTGCACATGCTCTCCGAGCGCTTTGCCGGGCGGGAACTGGCAGTGGAACTGCGGCATGCCAGCTGGGACAAGCCCGAAGTGCGCGAAGGTATGGCCGAATTCGGGCTCATCTGGGTCAGTCCCGACTACCCGCCGGTGGGCGGCATGCCCGAACCGCAGGTGCACGTGACTGGAGACGTGGGGTATCTGCGTCTACACGGCCGCAACAGTGGCAGCTGGTGGGAAGGGCAGAGCGCGGCCGAGCGGCACGACTACCTGTACAGCCGCACCGAAATGGACGAGTGGGCTGAGAAAATTGCCTTTGTCAACGACGAACTGGCGGAACTCTACGTGTTTTTTATGAACACCACGCGCGGGCATGCCCTGAAGAACATTCCCATGCTGCGCGAGGCCCTCAATGCACGCGGGGTGCCGGTCCGCGCCCCTGATCCGCTGGAAGCGGGCTCCTCTGATTCCGGCCGTCTGCTGTAG
- a CDS encoding serine/threonine-protein kinase — protein MALDVGTVLADRYDLLALLGEGGSARVFRARDQVVDREVAVKVMHEHVPDSDRSRFLREVRTLARLNHPGVVPVLDLGVDPGTGRPFFTMPLMTGGPVTGLGPLEDAPGPLARFLTAAAFASRALHFVHAQGITHRDLTPGNVLLDSTGLPCIMDFGLVALSEHTRHLTRSGVTLGTPAYMAPEQARGIGVGPLSDLYALGAVLYRVVCGSPPFVGDSDQSVLYQHVYEKVPDPRDVNPAVPDAIARVLLALLAKKPEQRPETGEALAHLWALARRDVWTMHARSQYRGGRTRTGEHPDGPARAGQLQEVWSVPLPGEVTWPAAVMGEADLVTVGTRGGQLVLTHASGRPFATYAARDEVTAPPTFQGGHVLFGAWDGTLRRVELHSGAEQWRYQARAELTGAPTLWNGRVLAASRDGHLHALNAHTGELLWAYRADGPVAASPLVWAGAALVCDENGWLHALDARTGAPLWKVQVGTVHGTPALLPTAPGEAALVIATWEGEVHALALTASGGRAALRGPEPTLWTYDLEDEVWASPALSAQPGETGGVAVLAGWGGTVRALRLADGEDLWARTLRGRVTASPVISAGQVFLASEEGELTALDVRTGAVRWAHQERHGVQATPLAADGTLYVAFMNGTLRAYRDVVPGHAGEGSTSS, from the coding sequence ATGGCGCTCGACGTTGGCACGGTGCTTGCGGACCGCTACGACCTGCTGGCCCTGCTTGGTGAGGGCGGCAGTGCCCGTGTATTCCGTGCCCGCGATCAGGTGGTCGACCGCGAAGTGGCGGTCAAGGTGATGCACGAACATGTCCCGGATTCGGACCGCTCGCGGTTTCTGCGTGAGGTGCGCACGCTCGCCCGGCTCAACCATCCTGGCGTGGTGCCGGTGCTGGACCTAGGCGTGGACCCGGGCACCGGACGGCCGTTTTTCACCATGCCGCTGATGACCGGAGGCCCGGTCACCGGCCTTGGGCCGCTGGAGGACGCGCCTGGGCCGCTGGCACGCTTCCTCACTGCCGCCGCCTTTGCTTCCCGCGCGCTGCACTTCGTGCACGCCCAGGGCATCACGCACCGCGACCTGACACCCGGCAACGTGCTGCTGGACAGCACCGGGCTGCCCTGCATCATGGATTTTGGCCTGGTGGCCCTGTCGGAGCACACCCGGCACCTGACCCGCAGCGGCGTGACCCTGGGCACCCCGGCCTACATGGCGCCGGAGCAGGCGCGTGGGATCGGTGTCGGGCCGCTAAGCGACCTGTATGCACTGGGGGCCGTGCTGTACCGGGTGGTGTGTGGCAGCCCACCCTTCGTGGGCGACAGCGACCAGAGCGTGCTTTACCAGCATGTCTACGAAAAGGTCCCGGACCCCCGTGACGTCAACCCGGCGGTCCCGGATGCCATAGCCCGGGTGCTGCTGGCCCTGCTGGCCAAGAAGCCCGAACAGCGCCCCGAAACCGGCGAGGCCCTGGCGCACCTGTGGGCGCTGGCGCGGCGCGACGTGTGGACCATGCATGCCCGCAGCCAGTACCGCGGCGGGCGCACCCGCACCGGAGAGCATCCCGACGGGCCAGCGCGCGCCGGACAGTTGCAGGAGGTCTGGAGCGTCCCGTTGCCGGGTGAGGTGACCTGGCCGGCCGCCGTGATGGGCGAGGCTGATCTCGTCACGGTCGGCACCCGGGGCGGGCAGCTGGTCCTGACGCATGCCTCGGGCCGCCCCTTTGCCACCTACGCCGCGCGGGACGAGGTCACGGCCCCGCCTACCTTCCAGGGTGGGCACGTGCTGTTCGGCGCCTGGGACGGGACCCTGCGGAGGGTGGAACTGCACAGCGGCGCCGAACAGTGGCGCTACCAGGCGCGGGCAGAGCTGACCGGCGCGCCGACCCTCTGGAACGGCCGGGTCCTGGCGGCCAGCCGTGACGGGCACCTGCATGCGCTGAACGCACACACGGGCGAACTGCTGTGGGCCTACCGCGCAGACGGCCCGGTAGCGGCCAGTCCACTGGTGTGGGCCGGCGCAGCGCTGGTCTGCGACGAGAACGGCTGGCTGCACGCCCTGGACGCCCGCACTGGGGCCCCGCTGTGGAAGGTGCAGGTTGGGACCGTCCACGGCACCCCGGCGCTGCTGCCCACGGCACCGGGCGAAGCGGCCCTGGTGATAGCCACCTGGGAAGGTGAGGTGCACGCCCTGGCCCTGACGGCCTCCGGCGGCCGCGCGGCTTTGCGTGGCCCGGAACCCACCCTGTGGACCTACGACCTGGAAGACGAAGTCTGGGCCTCGCCTGCCCTGAGCGCACAGCCGGGAGAGACCGGGGGCGTGGCGGTGCTGGCCGGCTGGGGCGGAACGGTCCGGGCCCTGCGGCTGGCCGATGGTGAGGACCTGTGGGCCCGGACCCTGCGCGGCCGGGTTACGGCCAGTCCGGTCATCAGTGCCGGGCAGGTGTTTCTGGCCTCCGAAGAGGGTGAGCTGACCGCACTGGACGTACGCACCGGCGCGGTCCGCTGGGCACACCAGGAGCGGCACGGCGTCCAGGCCACGCCTCTGGCTGCCGACGGGACCCTGTACGTGGCGTTCATGAACGGAACCCTGCGTGCCTACCGGGATGTCGTTCCCGGTCATGCGGGCGAGGGTTCAACCAGTTCTTAG
- a CDS encoding response regulator — protein sequence MESRRILLIDDNPHDVELALHAFAQSGQQHNVVVAGGGSEAVALLHGEAGELPDLILLDLKMPHMDGLAVLDEIRAHDATRRIPVVMLTTSGESRDVRASYEHGASAYVVKPLELRQFAETLKTITAFWTRLNRVAHSG from the coding sequence ATGGAAAGCCGACGCATTCTGCTGATAGACGACAATCCTCACGATGTGGAGCTGGCCCTCCATGCTTTTGCACAGTCCGGCCAGCAGCACAATGTGGTGGTCGCCGGCGGCGGAAGTGAGGCGGTGGCTTTGTTGCACGGAGAGGCCGGGGAATTGCCGGACCTGATTCTGCTGGACCTCAAAATGCCTCACATGGACGGCCTGGCTGTTCTGGACGAGATCCGTGCTCACGACGCGACCCGCCGCATTCCAGTCGTCATGCTGACCACCAGCGGCGAAAGCAGGGATGTGCGGGCCAGCTACGAGCACGGTGCCAGTGCCTACGTGGTCAAGCCACTGGAACTGCGGCAGTTTGCTGAAACCCTGAAGACCATCACCGCCTTCTGGACCCGTTTGAACCGCGTGGCCCACTCTGGCTGA